Below is a window of Chanodichthys erythropterus isolate Z2021 chromosome 19, ASM2448905v1, whole genome shotgun sequence DNA.
TTGGGGGTGTGAATGAGTGATTTTAAGGGAGGAcaggacagaaaaaaaaacagcaggagGTGGTGAGGTGACGTGCACCAGACGGAGGGACACAACCACAGACCACCAGTTAAATGACCCTTACATTCAATTACTGATCATATTGCTCGATATGAGCTTCTGGACAGTATCTTGCAGATATGCATGATCAAAAGGTGACAAATTCATTTGATGATcagattatttatataaaaaaaaaaaaatagtaatatatattatatatatatatatatatatatatatatatatatatatatatatatatatatattatatatatatatatatagtttcaGCACCTATACTCCACAGGGACACAGAGTTCTGATAAGGCTTAGAGACACAGTAGACTGATAAAAATGGCTCTAATTACAGTTCTTCAAAGTGAATGCATGCCAGAAAAAACACACAAGACTGGATCTCATCAGATCTGTCAAGCCTCCACAGTTGTTATCAGAGCCTGAGATTGGACTTTTACCAAGTGGAGTGGGGGTgaaatgaaagtgttttaaacACACAAATTAGAGGAAGAGAATCAGGTCAGAAAAGTAATACAAAAAgtcaagattttaaaaaaaatgcatgtttactCTGCAACATATAAAAAGTGACACATTCATGGCAGAAAAGCCTGTCTTTATGTAAACATTGCAGGTCCGTTACGGATTCAAAAGtacacattcacacaaacacatcccTAATACCTACAAATGTCCAGCAAACCATTTCTGGTCGATATGTAGGAAGTTAAAGCAGCCACACAGAATACTTCAGGCTTAATAACAGACAACATTCAATTGGTCATGTCaagtattgcattgcattatccCTAAACACTACAAGGGTCCATTAAGGAAACAAGAGCAGCTAAAATGTACCAATCTCCCCACTGACATTTAAAGTTTGAGGTAGTAATAGTATCAAAGAAAATCACATGAGTGGACAGGAGTCACAACAGTGTCAGCTTTGGTTGGGTAGAATCTTTGGACAATACTGGCCCATCTTAACTCCAGTAACAGTTCAGTGTACAGAGGGATTTTATCAAATAATTCCCTGAGACAATTCACAGATGTGTGTTGAGCAGCATTAATGGTTGCAAATCTGTATGTGTAAACCTGGGCAGTGCCAAAGATGGGAAGACGTGTTCTTCCAGGACTGTTATGAGATAGTTTAAAGAGAATATTTGCAAAGAGAAGGTCCGTTCTGAAGGGCATACTGGTTTGGACTTGGGTGAGAAGTCTGATTGTTGGGGCCAAGCGCATCAAACACACTCTTATTAGGCGGAACCGATTGCAGCATACTGTCCAAGTCCATGAGAAGGGGAGGCGCTTGTATGGAAACTGGCCCACTTGGTAGGATGGGCCAGTAAGGGTGACCAATCAAGTGTGATGAAGTGACATGCGCACCACCATAACCGTAGAATGGAATACCGCCCAGTGGCATAAACGGGTTTCCGTTAAAGCGCATACTAGGAGGGGCTACCGCATTTGGGGGGGTGTATTTGGCATAGGAAGTCGGCAGTTCCCATGGAGGAGTAGTGCCACGCTTGGAGCTTTTGTTTGGCGGGGGGCAGGAGTCACTGTATCCATCTGAAGTCGATCCTCGATCACTTGATCTTTTCCCAACGAGCGTCACCCCTCTCCAGTCCTCGTCGGACAAATCCGACGCGGGACTGACGGAGCTGGCCGACGAATTACAGTTGTACGAGGCGTTACATGGGCGTGGTGGAGTCGTAGAGCGAGTGTGCGGAGGGGGCCCAACGCCCCAACTTTCCCTCTCTCGTAGCCCCTCCCCAGCAGAACTGGCCGGCCTGAGGCTATGCAGGAGAGAATCTATGGCAAACGTAGAGTCCAGTTTGGGACGATAGGGGTCCTCCGATGGGGGCGGGCTGTGACGCGTGGGAACAGGAGGTAAAGAGAGGTCAGCGGGCAGAGGTTTGGATTTGTTTGACGGAGCGTAACCTTGAAAGATGTACGGGGCCAGGTCCTGAGCAAAGATGGTTTCATCCTGACGGGACACTGCCGTGTTTTGTCTTTTCAGCAGCTCCAGGGGAATTCTGTTCACTTCTACAGTCCAAAAGTTACCTTTACCTTGGGGTTTACCGGGATCCTTCAGAACCTAGAGAGGAGAAGGCAACAGGTTAACATCAAACTAACATATAAAGTAATTTACCAATTACCTGAAGTCAAACACACACCTTCACAAAGCAGTCGTATGAGGACAGGTTGTGCCGGACCGAGTCCCTCCAGCCTTTGTAGTTTcccttgaagaatggaaaaagagtGCTGATCTCCTTCAGAATCTGTTCCGTGAAGACAATTCATTGATAGTTATTTAAAACATCATTATTATTGGCCACAGATTCAAAACAGACAGCTGATTACTATATTACTGAAAATACATTCAGAGACAAAATTCAGAAAGTCAACAGTGTGTGCATTTATATGTATTAAATCACATATTAAAAAGTGATACTTCTGTGGGGTGAcaatttatatgtaaatatacgCACACTTAATATTATTATGTCTAATTtgcctatattttaaaattgataaagttttattaatttaatttatttatttcctaaATGACCAAATACAGGACTTAAGTGCCATTTTAATCAAAGAAAATGTCGAGTTCAAACACCTGTAGCAGGCCCTACCtcaattcatcaaaaaaaaaaataaataaataaatcacaggAGTCACTCTTATAGTCAGCAAAACTGTTAATCCCGATCGTGAATTCTTACACATTGCGACATTTCGGAACAATCGCGTAGTAATTGTGGCACAGTGTGATTCCAGTCACCGCTATCAGCATGATAGAGTATCGCCCTCTGCTTTCACTATTCACAGCACAAACCCCATCGAGATCCAGACACGAGACAGATTACGCCCCCCAGGCAGATTTGGATGTGAAACACGCactaaaacacatttcacaTGTAAACAATGTAGTTTCTATGTGGAAATAAACGCCAGTGTGGTGATGGTACAATCAAGTTTTATCAATTTCAGTTAATTCCCCTTAATAAATGCTTCAAGTTTTAATAAGTTGGGCTTATATTCATTTGGAACCGTACATCTGAAAGGATAAGATCTTAGTAGACAAACTAAGAAATGAAAACTTAATTCTGCTGCCTCACAATTTAAGTTGAAAGCGTACACGTTGCGGTATacgacttttttttatttaatagtttTCTCGCGTAGAAGTGATGTCAAACACAcatgacaaaattatattttcgAAGTtgcaaataaaagtaaattaatGGAGTACgttttacaatatatttcagTCCCCCAATTCAAATGTGCAGTCTCTTTGTAATTAATTGTGAAATAGTAGTTTCTAATTGGGTATTTCTTCTATGCTTTGAACTGATTATGAAACTTTATTTGCATTCCCTGTTGGATTttgaccaaaaaataaaaagtttttgaaagtgacCTACCTCTGACAAAGTGAGCTTCTTCTCCGGAGAGTTCTGGATGACCATGGCAATCATAGCTAGGTAAGAGTACGGTGGTTTGGGATAACGCTGAtagttcttcttctttcctCCGCTGGAGTTTCCATCCTGCAGTTCCCATGCGCTCTGATCCGACGGTTTGGCTCTATAACAGGAGTCCTGCGCCATCCCTGTGGTGGACTTCTCCAATCGGCCACCGAACTCCAGCAGTGGGTTTGTGGAGCAATGACAGCTGGGGTTGGAAGAGGAATAGCCGGTTCTGCAGTCAAGGTGATGGTCGCGTTGGGCTCCTGCTCCTAGAGTGATCACGGGTGGTGCCAACAAGCCCGGACCCCCCCAGTGCTTTGTCATGCTGATGTAGAGGGGGAGGAGGCAGGGATGGTCGCTCCTCAACCCCTCAGACTGCTGGCTCCAGGTCAACTATATTTGAGCAGCAAACAATTCACAGTTTCATGTCAATCCCGCTGCGTAATGGGAGTGAGAATGAGGCGCGATGCGCGATCACCGCGGGGGAGGAGGGGGAGGACACGATAAAAATCAGCGCTCAGATTACCTGAAAGACATCTTAAGTGGCCATTCCATGTGTAGACAGTTCTCCACAAATCAAGAAATGCGAATGAGAATAACAAAATCTCGCACTTAGTCCTTTTTATGTTGTGTGGGGTGGAAGATGTTTTGGAATAATCGCCTAAATAGACTGTTGGAACGAATCAACGTCACAGCAGAAGAGCTCCAGCTTCATTAACCAGTGAGATCCAACTAAAAGGTTTCAGATCTGGGTAGCTGACATGTCATGACAGTGACATGCTATAGCCTTCTCCGTCTACAACGGTAGTTAAGTAAAATATACTGTGTTTTAGGGGTCatcgtgattttgccaagtaagatgttcctggatcaacatctttgttgatcctggaacaacattccaatcaaccaatcagatttgagggacaagtttaccattTACGTCAAGTTTAGActtgcaaccagggttaggtggtTATTCAGGGTTATTCAACCATCTTTCctctctgattttagggataagttatgggtatgattaggtttaggggtaggaatacggttaagactaaattttcagactggaatgttgttaaTGTGCAATTAATGAGACTACAAACACTGCATTTTATGCTTTTAAAACCCACTCCACATCACAAGACTTCTGGAGTGAACTGCAAACAAAAGCTAAAATGCTGTTAACATGGTGACCAACTACACGatcataaaaacattaaatattatagTTGAGGAAAAACACATTTCCATGCTGTCTGTCAGATAGAGGTGTGAATAATAAACGAATGGAAATAGCGATACACAGATCAACACCCAATCAACAATCAGGAACTGCAAACCGATCACTTTATAGGCAATATTTGTCTCGTGTATCAATACACTCTAATGCTTATTGCGTTAGAGTCATCATTAGCCGGATTAAAAATCGAAATGTGGAAACTATGTGAATTTCTCTAGGCCGAAAGAAAAGGTTTTGGGGGATTGGGTTGGATTTAAGGCAGGACTCTCATATCTCAGCAAGACAGAGAAAACAAGTTGGATTAGAGAGAATCTCTTCCGTCCCGGgggttcaaaaacacaatagCGGGTTGAGAACTAAACTTATCACCCTGAGAGTCTGATAATCGCATTGAAAACAGATTGACAACATACTGACTACTTTTGTAGCACGTTTATTGGGATACTCGTCTTTCACATGCACATCTCTTGAATTAGCTACTGACTCCAAATTACTATCAGGAAACAAATAATTGTGTGAACTGGGTGATTCTTATTTTGGTAAAATACGGTTAAATATTGCGAAACATTAATGGTGTAACGTTAGGCCCaagtgtttttaaagaaattaaagttttatgTAAGGCTAACTCAACCGCGATTCATTTATTTCACATTAGGATATGcttgtttattttcatttttacagtacaCATTTGTTTGATCTATTACAGAAGAACATTTAAAGTGATTTAAAAGgagctgctgttgctgttaacCGTGAATGAACGCGTGTCTTACCTGATCGCGGTCACGCGCTCTCTGACTGTTTGAAAATCTGTAGCTCATTTGCGTAATGTTGATGTGATACTCTAATCAAACGAACCCTCAACGCTGATTGGACGAACAACTCCTCATTTATTACGAACCTGTCCAAACATTCGCTGCATAATTTCATGCCTAAATGTATACCCTTCATATTTAGGCTATGTATTTAGCCTTACTGATGTGCTTATAAActgaatatttaaaacaataaaatagaCAATTATTCGTAATTCCTGGCTGGCACTAAGAGGCAAAATAAGagcaaaataatacaaatacaatACATAGCTACAACACAAATAATCCAATTTCCAGAATTTAATTTGCACATAAGATTTTGATATTTGATTTTAATCAGAATCTATGTGTAGAGATTTGGTTCTCCTGTTGTGCAAAATCAGCTTCTTCACTGGTGTAAAAAGTGGTATAAGATAGATCACGCTGATGGAAAGTATACATGcaattttaaatttagtttaaaattGTAAGGAAGCTTGTGAAGAAATATGATACgctgtcagaaaaaaaaggtaAGGCGCTGTCACTGGGGCTGTACCCTAAGATACAAAAGTGAAAAGGTACATCTTTGTACCTTACTTACCCCTAAATGGTGCATATTTGTACCAtaaaggtacatattagtactttaaaaatgcatatttgtaccttaaaggtacatattagtacctttttACCTTTGCACCTTAGGGTACAGCCCCAGTGACAGTGccgtacctttttttttttctgtcagtgTAGGGGATGTTTTGCATTTACAACTTTAAGAAACTACAGTTCGTTTCTTTCATAACTATAGCGAATGAAAAAATTGACACACATGGCCTGAACCACTAATGAGTTTGTGAGTACATTTGAGAAGTGTTGATTTGTCAAAGACTTAGCAACATAATAAAATGCTCATGATGAGGaatatatataggctacatcTTCTTGGAATCAGTAAAGCGGAACCGTCTTCACTTTAGCCATGTAAAGAAAAGCAGAGGACTCTATTTCCTGCGTCCCTCTGGAAAAGATCAGAAGAAGCTGTGAGGTCATTTCAGGGGTCACCAGATTAAACACTTGAGATGAGGTTAGTGATCTCAGATAGAGATTTTTGTGTAAATCTTTTCCCTTAAAtagtttttccattttcaatttaacattaaatattttagaaCCTGAAGCTCATCGTTTCACTTTTGGCTGATTCTTGTTTATGACCCAATGTTCCGCTATTATTCAGCAGTTATTGCTGACTAGTGGACACGATGACCCTTTTACGAGCCCTGAGAGTATTAGACAGATAAGCCGGTGTAACCTGCCTGCTGTGAGGGCTGTCCTTGAGTTAACTCTGTCTAAATCAAAATTATAAGAACTGCACTTTCAGAGATGCATTCTGATCTTTAATATGCTAACATTTTTACCAAGAATCTATTTTCTTATTTGTATGGGTATTGGTGCTGGGTTAGGGTTGGGATTAGAagacaaaaaatgtatatttatccTGTTCATCCAATTCAAAAAGTTTACATCcctggctcttaatgcatcctgtttccttctggagcatcagcgAATTTTTGCAGCATTTGTAATAGCTTTGTTTgagtcctcagtgtgaaaagatggatctcaaaatcatacagtcattgttggaaagggttcaaatatgcaaaagatgctggaaaatcaAATAATTTGCAGGActtggaggatttttctgaagaacagagctcagtttaactgtctAGGACAAACAGGGGACTCATGAACATccatcacaaaaacaaacaaagttgtgaatcatccaggtaaccacacacagtattaagaatcaaggtatgtaaacttttgaacagggtcatttttataaattcagctatttttttttttgtcttgtggactttaTGTAAACAACTGTTATGTGAAATTGTTGATTCAGGACATTactacataaaaaataacatgcaattttcatgatctttcttattttgttaaaatgattaacatttttgcatattctgcaaggggtatgtaaacttttgagctcaattgtagggccttaaaaatttcaaaaggaaagtttattaagaatgagaatctaAAGATATTAAGATACAGTATCTTGAATACTGAGTTGCATGCATGTGAACTTTGGAGAAGGAGTATTTATGGCACTCAGAGAGGTTAGTTCAATGCAATTGAGTTGATAGAAACCACAAGATctaatttcaacattatttgttcttcagatattcctctttaaaagaaaaaaaggtatCAGCTACAGAGTGAtgcacatttggtttttgaccactgaaaatgtgtacaattgacCAGTTTACTCATTGAGCCACATTAACATGtccatatctctgggattgaactattgagggcctttaaaattaagatttcaaaaggaaagtttattaagaatgagaatctagaaggatattaagatatctttaatacttcttgagttacaggtatgcaaagacaataaacacaagaagtgctttttgccatttttgaactgttggcaaataatgaaacaaatattgctaaagtcaacagattttactaataccaatctctgtgtaaaaataaaataattatgctGCCATCTTCCTTCAGTTTTACACCCCTCTAATATGGCTCcaaaatctcaggtgaaaatggtCAAAATCTAAAATTTGAGCCGGGGACTTCTGAATGAGTTGACACGAAATGACCCAGTTATTTAAAGCGGCTAATATCGTAAGTCTCACAAATTCAGAGAAAATAGctttttgcattgaaaaataATGGATATGCCATTATATGTATGTAATACTGCTTTGCCAACCaatttgagttataaagtcagtttGTTATggtaaaatatattgataataAAAGAAGTGGTAATCTTTCAACCCACACAAAGATAAAACACCATCGGGGTCACATGATGAATTGctaaaatgcaaaatacaaCACTCCTAGTacataatcaattaaaaaaatatcacaaaaagattttaaaaatgctaaaaattaCCTAATTGGAAAGGGGGACTTTTAAATGAAGCAGACTTGATTTGTTTCATGTCATGATTTACTTTCTTCTTTGTAAACTATAGACTTTTAATTAACTAGAGATTGTTTGCTAAGGACATCTAAACACATACTATAAATTTGTGGTAATTTTGACACAATTGTATGTAAAAGTAAAATCAACACAATACTTCTGGACATTTGTGATATTACTTTGGATACATATAGAGgtatgaaaagtattaaaaatgaatgaccATTTTGCAAAGCACAAGAACCCCAAAACTCGCTGGGTACTTAAGGGGCCAAGAAAAATTAATACTCTCAAAGTAAATTTGGCTCAGATGTCCTGACGAGTTTGGTAGGTCCACGTCACAAGATGCAATGTTCAGCCTTCTACCCACAACAGTCTCAAATAATTACAGGTAAAAACTGAAAGGTATACAAGAGTAAAACTTCACAGAAAATGAACAATAGGCCAAGTTGGTGTCCAGAGTCTTGCACTCTTAAAAACAAACGCTTCAAAATGGGGTTTTCACAGCAATGCCATGGAAGAACCATTTGAGTtctccaaagaacctttcatggaacagttcttaaaataaccatatt
It encodes the following:
- the foxh1 gene encoding forkhead box protein H1: MTKHWGGPGLLAPPVITLGAGAQRDHHLDCRTGYSSSNPSCHCSTNPLLEFGGRLEKSTTGMAQDSCYRAKPSDQSAWELQDGNSSGGKKKNYQRYPKPPYSYLAMIAMVIQNSPEKKLTLSEILKEISTLFPFFKGNYKGWRDSVRHNLSSYDCFVKVLKDPGKPQGKGNFWTVEVNRIPLELLKRQNTAVSRQDETIFAQDLAPYIFQGYAPSNKSKPLPADLSLPPVPTRHSPPPSEDPYRPKLDSTFAIDSLLHSLRPASSAGEGLRERESWGVGPPPHTRSTTPPRPCNASYNCNSSASSVSPASDLSDEDWRGVTLVGKRSSDRGSTSDGYSDSCPPPNKSSKRGTTPPWELPTSYAKYTPPNAVAPPSMRFNGNPFMPLGGIPFYGYGGAHVTSSHLIGHPYWPILPSGPVSIQAPPLLMDLDSMLQSVPPNKSVFDALGPNNQTSHPSPNQYALQNGPSLCKYSL